One genomic region from Myripristis murdjan chromosome 7, fMyrMur1.1, whole genome shotgun sequence encodes:
- the LOC115362124 gene encoding tumor necrosis factor receptor superfamily member 14-like isoform X2, which translates to MFYTVLAFLFVASVSVGGVHGVDCKPGEYKTRDEECCPMCEAGYVVRRDCTPESSTGCIKCGSGTYMDKRNGLTKCLTCTSCHPAEGLLTQQECTPTSNTVCDVVEGHFCKSSTLDTGCTVAEVHRSCAAGQRIKSPGNKTADTVCEDCPPRYYSPYGITCIAWTICSETQRTIEEGSPSKDFVCGNAERHHYVLIASFLLPVIVFGVAISVTRGRRVKRLNQPSFYPVLFYKQ; encoded by the exons ATGTTTTACACTGTATTGGCATTCCTCTTTGTGG CATCGGTCTCTGTCGGCGGTGTTCACGGAGTGGACTGTAAACCCGGCGAATACAAAACCCGTGACGAAGAGTGCTGTCCTATGTGCGAAGCAG GCTATGTTGTCCGTAGAGACTGCACGCCAGAGTCCAGTACGGGATGTATCAAATGTGGGAGTGGGACTTACATGGACAAGCGGAATGGTCTCACAAAATGTTTGACCTGCACTTCCTGTCATCCAG CTGAAGGACTGCTTACCCAACAGGAGTGCACCCCAACAAGTAAcacagtgtgtgatgtggtAGAGGGCCATTTCTGCAAAAGCTCCACACTCGACACAGGTTGTACTGTTGCAGAGGTACATAGAAGCTGTGCGGCCGGTCAGAGAATTAAATCACCTG GAAACAAAACGGCTGATACAGTGTGTGAGGACTGTCCACCACGCTATTATTCGCCGTATGGGATCACCTGCATTGCGTGGACGAT TTGTTCAGAGACACAAAGGACGATTGAAGAGGGAAGCCCTAGTAAAGACTTTGTCTGTGGAAAtgcagaaagacatcattatgTTCTAATAGCATCATTTTTACTACCAGTAATTGTATTTGGAGTTGCTATCTCAG TCACCAGGGGGCGACGTGTCAAGAGGCTTAATCAGCCCAGTTTCTACCCAGTGCTCTTTTacaaacagtga
- the LOC115362124 gene encoding tumor necrosis factor receptor superfamily member 14-like isoform X1, which translates to MFYTVLAFLFVASVSVGGVHGVDCKPGEYKTRDEECCPMCEAGYVVRRDCTPESSTGCIKCGSGTYMDKRNGLTKCLTCTSCHPAEGLLTQQECTPTSNTVCDVVEGHFCKSSTLDTGCTVAEVHRSCAAGQRIKSPGNKTADTVCEDCPPRYYSPYGITCIAWTICSETQRTIEEGSPSKDFVCGNAERHHYVLIASFLLPVIVFGVAISDALVMLTHQKHFLLWISGRRMTVKRSHQGATCQEA; encoded by the exons ATGTTTTACACTGTATTGGCATTCCTCTTTGTGG CATCGGTCTCTGTCGGCGGTGTTCACGGAGTGGACTGTAAACCCGGCGAATACAAAACCCGTGACGAAGAGTGCTGTCCTATGTGCGAAGCAG GCTATGTTGTCCGTAGAGACTGCACGCCAGAGTCCAGTACGGGATGTATCAAATGTGGGAGTGGGACTTACATGGACAAGCGGAATGGTCTCACAAAATGTTTGACCTGCACTTCCTGTCATCCAG CTGAAGGACTGCTTACCCAACAGGAGTGCACCCCAACAAGTAAcacagtgtgtgatgtggtAGAGGGCCATTTCTGCAAAAGCTCCACACTCGACACAGGTTGTACTGTTGCAGAGGTACATAGAAGCTGTGCGGCCGGTCAGAGAATTAAATCACCTG GAAACAAAACGGCTGATACAGTGTGTGAGGACTGTCCACCACGCTATTATTCGCCGTATGGGATCACCTGCATTGCGTGGACGAT TTGTTCAGAGACACAAAGGACGATTGAAGAGGGAAGCCCTAGTAAAGACTTTGTCTGTGGAAAtgcagaaagacatcattatgTTCTAATAGCATCATTTTTACTACCAGTAATTGTATTTGGAGTTGCTATCTCAG ACGCACTAGTTATGTTAAcacatcaaaaacattttttgttatgGATTTCAGGCAGACGAATGACAGTAAAAAGAAG TCACCAGGGGGCGACGTGTCAAGAGGCTTAA
- the LOC115362124 gene encoding tumor necrosis factor receptor superfamily member 14-like isoform X3 translates to MFYTVLAFLFVASVSVGGVHGVDCKPGEYKTRDEECCPMCEAGYVVRRDCTPESSTGCIKCGSGTYMDKRNGLTKCLTCTSCHPAEGLLTQQECTPTSNTVCDVVEGHFCKSSTLDTGCTVAEVHRSCAAGQRIKSPGNKTADTVCEDCPPRYYSPYGITCIAWTICSETQRTIEEGSPSKDFVCGNAERHHYVLIASFLLPVIVFGVAISGRRMTVKRSHQGATCQEA, encoded by the exons ATGTTTTACACTGTATTGGCATTCCTCTTTGTGG CATCGGTCTCTGTCGGCGGTGTTCACGGAGTGGACTGTAAACCCGGCGAATACAAAACCCGTGACGAAGAGTGCTGTCCTATGTGCGAAGCAG GCTATGTTGTCCGTAGAGACTGCACGCCAGAGTCCAGTACGGGATGTATCAAATGTGGGAGTGGGACTTACATGGACAAGCGGAATGGTCTCACAAAATGTTTGACCTGCACTTCCTGTCATCCAG CTGAAGGACTGCTTACCCAACAGGAGTGCACCCCAACAAGTAAcacagtgtgtgatgtggtAGAGGGCCATTTCTGCAAAAGCTCCACACTCGACACAGGTTGTACTGTTGCAGAGGTACATAGAAGCTGTGCGGCCGGTCAGAGAATTAAATCACCTG GAAACAAAACGGCTGATACAGTGTGTGAGGACTGTCCACCACGCTATTATTCGCCGTATGGGATCACCTGCATTGCGTGGACGAT TTGTTCAGAGACACAAAGGACGATTGAAGAGGGAAGCCCTAGTAAAGACTTTGTCTGTGGAAAtgcagaaagacatcattatgTTCTAATAGCATCATTTTTACTACCAGTAATTGTATTTGGAGTTGCTATCTCAG GCAGACGAATGACAGTAAAAAGAAG TCACCAGGGGGCGACGTGTCAAGAGGCTTAA
- the LOC115362124 gene encoding tumor necrosis factor receptor superfamily member 14-like isoform X4, which produces MCEAGYVVRRDCTPESSTGCIKCGSGTYMDKRNGLTKCLTCTSCHPAEGLLTQQECTPTSNTVCDVVEGHFCKSSTLDTGCTVAEVHRSCAAGQRIKSPGNKTADTVCEDCPPRYYSPYGITCIAWTICSETQRTIEEGSPSKDFVCGNAERHHYVLIASFLLPVIVFGVAISDALVMLTHQKHFLLWISGRRMTVKRSHQGATCQEA; this is translated from the exons ATGTGCGAAGCAG GCTATGTTGTCCGTAGAGACTGCACGCCAGAGTCCAGTACGGGATGTATCAAATGTGGGAGTGGGACTTACATGGACAAGCGGAATGGTCTCACAAAATGTTTGACCTGCACTTCCTGTCATCCAG CTGAAGGACTGCTTACCCAACAGGAGTGCACCCCAACAAGTAAcacagtgtgtgatgtggtAGAGGGCCATTTCTGCAAAAGCTCCACACTCGACACAGGTTGTACTGTTGCAGAGGTACATAGAAGCTGTGCGGCCGGTCAGAGAATTAAATCACCTG GAAACAAAACGGCTGATACAGTGTGTGAGGACTGTCCACCACGCTATTATTCGCCGTATGGGATCACCTGCATTGCGTGGACGAT TTGTTCAGAGACACAAAGGACGATTGAAGAGGGAAGCCCTAGTAAAGACTTTGTCTGTGGAAAtgcagaaagacatcattatgTTCTAATAGCATCATTTTTACTACCAGTAATTGTATTTGGAGTTGCTATCTCAG ACGCACTAGTTATGTTAAcacatcaaaaacattttttgttatgGATTTCAGGCAGACGAATGACAGTAAAAAGAAG TCACCAGGGGGCGACGTGTCAAGAGGCTTAA